The following proteins come from a genomic window of Peromyscus eremicus chromosome 23, PerEre_H2_v1, whole genome shotgun sequence:
- the Arpc1a gene encoding LOW QUALITY PROTEIN: actin-related protein 2/3 complex subunit 1A (The sequence of the model RefSeq protein was modified relative to this genomic sequence to represent the inferred CDS: inserted 2 bases in 1 codon), giving the protein MSLHQFLLEPITCHAWNRDRTQIALSPNNHEVHIYKKNGSQWMKAHELKEHNGHITGIDWAPKSDRIVTCGADRNAYVWSQKDGIWKPTLXILRINRAATFVKWSPLENKFAVGSGARLISVCYFESENDWWVSKHIKKPIRSTVLSLDWHPNNVLLAAGSCDFKCRVFSAYIKEVDEKPASTPWGSKMPFGQLMSEFGGSGTGGWVHGVSFSASGSRLAWVSHDSTVSVADASKSVQVSTLKTEFLPLLSVSFVSENSVVAAGHDCCPMLFNYDDRGYLTFVSKLDVPKQSIQRNMSAMERFRNMDKRATTEDRNTALETLHQNSITQVSIYEVDKQDCRKFCTTGIDGAMTIWDFKTLESSIQGLRIM; this is encoded by the exons atgtctctgcatcagtttctgctaGAGCCAATCACCTGTCATGCCTGGAATAGGGATCGTACCC AGATTGCCCTGAGCCCCAATAATCACGAAGTACACATCTACAAGAAGAATGGGAGCCAGTGGATGAAAGCTCATGAGCTGAAGGAACATAACGGACACATCACAG GTATTGACTGGGCTCCTAAGAGCGACCGCATCGTCACTTGTGGGGCAGACCGGAACGCCTACGTCTGGAGTCAGAAGGATGGCATCTGGAAGCCTACCCT GATCCTGAGGATTAACCGTGCAGCCACTTTTGTGAAGTGGTCCCCACTGGAGAACAAGTTTGCTGTGGGCAGTGGGGCCCGGCTCATCTCTGTTTGTTACTTTGAGTCTGAAAACGACTG gtGGGTGAGCAAGCACATTAAGAAGCCGATTCGCTCCACAGTCCTCAGCTTGGACTGGCATCCCAACAATGTTTTGCTGGCTGCAGGCTCGTGTGACTTCAAATGCAG AGTGTTTTCCGCCTACATCAAAGAGGTGGATGAGAAGCCAGCCAGCACGCCGTGGGGCAGCAAGATGCCTTTTGGTCAGCTGATGTCTGAGTTTGGTGGCAGTGGGACCGGCGGCTGGGTGCATGGGGTCAGCTTCTCTGCCAGTGGGAGCCGCCTGGCCTGGGTCAGCCATGACAGCACTGTGTCCGTTGCTGATGCCTCGAAAAGTGTGCA GGTTTCAACTCTGAAGACGGAGTTCCTGCCACTGCTGAGTGTGTCGTTCGTCTCAGAGAACAGCGTTGTGGCCGCC GGCCATGACTGCTGCCCGATGCTCTTTAACTATGACGACCGTGGCTACTTGACCTTTGTGTCCAAGCTAGACGTCCCCAAACAGAGCATTCAGCGCAACATGTCCGCTATGGAACGCTTCCGCAACATGGACAAGAGAGCCACAACTGAGGACCGCAACACAGCCTTGGAGACGCTGCACCAGAACAGCATCAC TCAGGTGTCTATTTATGAGGTGGACAAGCAGGACTGTCGGAAATTCTGCACTACTGGCATCGATGGAGCCATGACAATTTGGGATTTTAAG ACCCTGGAGTCTTCCATCCAGGGCCTCCGGATAATGTGA